The nucleotide window gCCCaggaactctgaaaacgcagcgaaaagaacgtgggatcaacaggagagaaattacgaaggaaaaagcacctgctgaaaaatgtcgaaaacacaggtcctcgttttttcgCTGTTACttctgatccgttgatcgcagcgtattgggactgcgcccaatcgatttctctcgcaaaaatacgtcggaatagtgccggaaagaatacattttagcacttttcagaatcgctcaaattttcgccaaaaatacaaaggggttagccttactttttttttgggcaaaaaacttttggtctcagattcgatttatacGACTCTTTTCTGACTTATTGGATGCCCaggaactctgaaaacgcagcgaaaagaacgtgggatcaacaggagagaaattacgaaggaaaaagcacctgctgaaaaatgtcgaaaacacaggtcctcgttttttcgCTGTTACttctgatccgttgatcgcagcgtattgggactgcgcccaatcgatttctctcgcaaaattacgtcggaatagtgccagaaagaatgcattttagcacttttcagaatcggtcaaattttcgccaaaaatacaaaggggttagccttactttttttttgggcaaaaaacttttggtctcagattcgatttggatGACTCTTtcttgactaattggacccccagcaACTCAGAAAACGTGGCGAAAagaacgtgggatcaacaggagagaaattacgaaggaaaaagcacctgctgaaaaatgtcgaaaacacaggtcctcgttttttcgCTGTTACttctgatccgttgatcgcagcgtattgggactgcgcccaatcgatttctcttgcaaaattacgtcggaatagtgccggaaagaatgggttccagcacttttcagaatcgctcaaattttcgccaaaaatacaaaggggttagccttacttttttttcatttttcgaccaaaaatttttggtctcagattcgatttatacGACTCTTTTCTGACCGATTGGAtgcccaggaactcagaaaacgcagcgaaaagaacgtgggatcaacaggagagaaattacgaaggaaaaagcacctgctgaaaaatgtcgaaaacacaggtcctcgttttttcgCTGTTACttctgatccgttgatcgcagcgtattgggactgcgcccaatcgatttctctcgcaaaaatacgtcggaatagtgccggaaagaatgcattttagcacttttcagaatcgctcaaattttcgccaaaaatacaaaggggttagcctcactttttttttgggcaaaaaacttttggtctcagattcgatttggatGACTCTTtcttgactaattggacccccagcaACTCAGAAAACGTGGCGAAAagaacgtgggatcaacaggagagaaattacgaaggaaaaagcacctgctgaaaaatgtcgaaaacacaggtcctcgttttttcgCTGTTACttctgatccgttgatcgcagcgtattgggactgcgcccaatcgatttctctcgcaaaaatacgtcggaatagtgccggaaagaatgcattttagcacttttcagaaaagctcaaattttcgccaaaaatacaaaggggttagccttacttttttttcatttttcgaccaaaaaatttttggtctcagattcaatttATACGACTCTTTTCTGACTGATTGGATGCCCagcaactcagaaaacgcagcaaaaagaacgtgggatcaacaggagagaaattacgaaggaaaaagcacctgctgaaaaatgtcgaaaacacaggtcctcgttttttcgCTGTTACttctgatccgttgatcgcagcgtattgggactgcgcccaatcgatttctctcgcaaaactacgtcggaatagtgccggaaagaatgggttccagcacttttcagaatcggtcaaattttcgccaaaaatacaaaggggttagccttactttttttttgggcaaaaaacttttggtctcagattcgatttatacgactcttttctgactaattggatgCCCaggaactctgaaaacgcagcgaaaagaacgtgggatcaacaggagagaaattacgaaggaaaaagcacctgctgaaaaatgtcgaaaacacaggtcctcgttttttcgCTGTTACttctgatccgttgatcgcagcgtattgggactgcgcccaatcgatttctctcgcaaaaatacgtcggaatagtgccggaaagaatgggttccagcacttttcagaatcgctcaaattttcgccaaaaatacaaaggggttagccttacttttttttcatttttcgaccaaaaatttttggtctcagattcgatttatacGACTCTTTTCTGACCGATTGGAtgcccaggaactcagaaaacgcagcgaaaagaacgtgggatcaacaggagagaaattacgaaggaaaaagcacctgctgaaaaatgtcgaaaacacaggtcctcgttttttcgCTGTTACttctgatccgttgatcgcagcgtattgggactgcgcccaatcgatttctctcgcaaaaatacgtcggaatagtgccggaaagaatgcattttagcacttttcagaatcgctcaaattttcgccaaaaatacaaaggggttagccttactttttttttgggcaaaaaacttttggtctcagattcgatttatacGACTCTTTTCTGACCGATTGGAtgcccaggaactcagaaaacgcagcgaaaagaacgtgggatcaacaggagagaaattacgaaggaaaaagcacctgctgaaaaatgtcgaaaacacaggtcctcgttttttcgCTGTTACttctgatccgttgatcgcagcgtattgggactgcgcccaatcgatttctctcgcaaaattacgtcggaatagtgccagaaagaatgcattttagcacttttcagaatcggtcaaattttcgccaaaaatacaaaggggttagccttactttttttttgggcaaaaaacttttggtctcagattcgatttatacgactcttttctgactaattggatgCCCaggaactctgaaaacgcagcgaaaagaacgtgggatcaacaggagagaaattacgaaggaaaaagcacctgctgaaaaatgtcgaaaacacaggtcctcgttttttcgCTGTTACttctgatccgttgatcgcagcgtattgggactgcgcccaatcgatttctctcgcaaaattacgtcggaatagtgccggaaagaatgcattttagcacttttcagaatcggtcaaattttcgccaaaaatacaaaggggttagccttactttttttttgggcaaaaaacttttggtctcagattcgatttatacgactcttttctgactaattggatgCCCaggaactctgaaaacgcagcgaaaagaacgtgggatcaacaggagagaaattacgaaggaaaaagcacctgctgaaaaatgtcgaaaacacaggtcctcgttttttcgCTGTTACttctgatccgttgatcgcagcgtattgggactgcgcccaatcgatttctctcgcaaaattacgtcggaatagtgccggaaagaatgcattttagcacttttcagaatcggtcaaattttcgccaaaaatacaaaggggttagcctcactttttttttgggcaaaaaacttttggtctcagattcgatttggatGACTCTTtcttgactaattggacccccagcaACTCAGAAAACGTGGCGAAAagaacgtgggatcaacaggagagaaattacgaaggaaaaagcacctgctgaaaaatgtcgaaaacacaggtcctcgttttttcgCTGTTACttctgatccgttgatcgcagcgtactgggactgcgcccaatcgatttctctcgcaaaattacgtcggaatagtgccagaaagaatgcattttagcacttttcagaatcgctcaaattttcgccaaaaatacaaaggggttagccttactttttttttgggcaaaaaacttttggtctcagattcgatttatacgactcttttctgactaattggatgCCCaggaactctgaaaacgcagcgaaaagaacgtgggatcaacaggagagaaattacgaaggaaaaagcacctgctgaaaaatgtcgaaaacacaggtcctcgttttttcgCTGTTACttctgatccgttgatcgcagcgtattgggactgcgcccaatcgatttctctcgcaaaattacgtcggaatagtgccagaaagaatgcattttagcacttttcagaatcggtcaaattttcgccaaaaatacaaaggggttagccttactttttttttgggcaaaaaacttttggtctcagattcgatttggatGACTCTTtcttgactaattggacccccagcaactctgaaaacgcagcgaaaagaacgtgggatcaacaggagagaaattacgaaggaaaaagcacctgctgaaaaatgtcgaaaacacaggtcctcgttttttcgCTGTTACttctgatccgttgatcgcagcgtattgggactgcgcccaatcgatttctctcgcaaaattacgtcggaatagtgccagaaagaatgcattttagcacttttcagaatcggtcaaattttcgccaaaaatacaaaggggttagccttactttttttttgggcaaaaaacttttggtctcagattcgatttggatGACTCTTtcttgactaattggacccccagcaACTCAGAAAACGTGGCGAAAagaacgtgggatcaacaggagagaaattacgaaggaaaaagcacctgctgaaaaatgtcgaaaacacaggtcctcgttttttcgCTGTTACttctgatccgttgatcgcagcgtactgggactgcgcccaatcgatttctctcgcaaaattacgtcggaatagtgccagaaagaatgcattttagcacttttcagaatcgctcaaattttcgccaaaaatacaaaggggttagccttactttttttttgggcaaaaaacttttggtctcagattcgatttatacgactcttttctgactaattggatgCCCaggaactctgaaaacgcagcgaaaagaacgtgggatcaacaggagagaaattacgaaggaaaaagcacctgctgaaaaatgtcgaaaacacaggtcctcgttttttcgCTGTTACttctgatccgttgatcgcagcgtattgggactgcgcccaatcgatttctctcgcaaaattacgtcggaatagtgccagaaagaatgcattttagcacttttcagaatcgctcaaattttcgccaaaaatacaaaggggttagccttactttttttttgggcaaaaaacttttggtctcagattcgatttatacgactcttttctgactaattggatgCCCaggaactctgaaaacgcagcgaaaagaacgtgggatcaacaggagagaaattacgaaggaaaaagcacctgctgaaaaatgtcgaaaacacaggtcctcgttttttcgCTGTTACttctgatccgttgatcgcagcgtattgggactgcgcccaatcgatttctctcgcaaaattacgtcggaatagtgccagaaagaatgcattttagcacttttcagaatcggtcaaattttcgccaaaaatacaaaggggttagccttactttttttttgggcaaaaaacttttggtctcagattcgatttatacgactcttttctgactaattggatgCCCaggaactctgaaaacgcagcgaaaagaacgtgggatcaacaggagagaaattacgaaggaaaaagcacctgctgaaaaatgtcgaaaacacaggtcctcgttttttcgCTGTTACttctgatccgttgatcgcagcgtattgggactgcgcccaatcgatttctctcgcaaaattacgtcggaatagtgccagaaagaatgcattttagcacttttcagaatcgctcaaattttcgccaaaaatacaaaggggttagccttactttttttttgggcaaaaaacttttggtctcagattcgatttggatGACTCTTtcttgactaattggacccccagcaACTCAGAAAACGTGGCGAAAagaacgtgggatcaacaggagagaaattacgaaggaaaaagcacctgctgaaaaatgtcgaaaacacaggtcctcgttttttcgCTGTTACttctgatccgttgatcgcagcgtactgggactgcgcccaatcgatttctctcgcaaaattacgtcggaatagtgccagaaagaatgcattttagcacttttcagaatcgctcaaattttcgccaaaaatacaaaggggttagccttactttttttttgggcaaaaaacttttggtctcagattcgatttatacgactcttttctgactaattggatgCCCaggaactctgaaaacgcagcgaaaagaacgtgggatcaacaggagagaaattacgaaggaaaaagcacctgctgaaaaatgtcgaaaacacaggtcctcgttttttcgCTGTTACttctgatccgttgatcgcagcgtattgggactgcgcccaatcgatttctctcgcaaaattacgtcggaatagtgccagaaagaatgcattttagcacttttcagaatcggtcaaattttcgccaaaaatacaaaggggttagccttactttttttttgggcaaaaaacttttggtctcagattcgatttatacgactcttttctgactaattggatgCCCaggaactctgaaaacgcagcgaaaagaacgtgggatcaacaggagagaaattacgaaggaaaaagcacctgctgaaaaatgtcgaaaacacaggtcctcgttttttcgCTGTTACttctgatccgttgatcgcagcgtattgggactgcgcccaatcgatttctctcgcaaaattacgtcggaatagtgccagaaagaatgcattttagcacttttcagaatcgctcaaattttcgccaaaaatacaaaggggttagccttactttttttttgggcaaaaaacttttggtctcagattcgatttggatGACTCTTtcttgactaattggacccccagcaACTCAGAAAACGTGGCGAAAagaacgtgggatcaacaggagagaaattacgaaggaaaaagcacctgctgaaaaatgtcgaaaacacaggtcctcgttttttcgCTGTTACttctgatccgttgatcgcagcgtactgggactgcgcccaatcgatttctctcgcaaaattacgtcggaatagtgccagaaagaatgcattttagcacttttcagaatcgctcaaattttcgccaaaaatacaaaggggttagccttactttttttttgggcaaaaaacttttggtctcagattcgatttatacgactcttttctgactaattggatgCCCaggaactctgaaaacgcagcgaaaagaacgtgggatcaacaggagagaaattacgaaggaaaaagcacctgctgaaaaatgtcgaaaacacaggtcctcgttttttcgCTGTTACttctgatccgttgatcgcagcgtattgggactgcgcccaatcgatttctctcgcaaaattacgtcggaatagtgccagaaagaatgcattttagcacttttcagaatcgctcaaattttcgccaaaaatacaaaggggttagccttactttttttttgggcaaaaaacttttggtctcagattcgatttatacgactcttttctgactaattggatgCCCaggaactctgaaaacgcagcgaaaagaacgtgggatcaacaggagagaaattacgaaggaaaaagcacctgctgaaaaatgtcgaaaacacaggtcctcgttttttcgCTGTTACttctgatccgttgatcgcagcgtattgggactgcgcccaatcgatttctctcgcaaaattacgtcggaatagtgccagaaagaatgcattttagcacttttcagaatcggtcaaattttcgccaaaaatacaaaggggttagccttacttttttttcatttttcgactaaaaatttttggtctcagattcgatttatacGACTCTTTTCTGACCGATTGGAtgcccaggaactcagaaaacgcagcgaaaagaacgtgggatcaacaggagagaaattacgaaggaaaaagcacctgctgaaaaatgtcgaaaacacaggtcctcgttttttcgCTGTTTCttctgatccgttgatcgcagcgtattgggactgcgcccaatcaatttctctcgcaaaatcacgtcggaatagtgccagaaagaatttattccagcacttttcagaatcgcgaaattttccgccaaaaatgcaaaggggtaaGCTTTGCTTTTCATGCGAGTTTTAGAGTTCGGAAACATCatgtctcagaatcgtttaGCAGGACACAGTCACGACTCACTAGACCCTGAGGAACACGAAAAAGGAAAACACCTATTCGGAAAACACTATAAAAAAAACCGCACGACCAGCAGCTGAGAAATAAGGCAGAAAAACTCACTCAGGAAGTCCCTTCgactattaattttttttattattcttccgTGAAAACACGACACGGTTACGAATATAAGTCACTCGAAATCAATATCAGCTCTGACATGGAATCTCGTGCTGAGATATTAATATTTCTCGATTTGACCCATCAAATCCGAACACGGCACAGTCCTGAACGACCCACGTCGAGCTTACTTATTCACTAGTGATTCGAAGGTCGCAGGTATAATTGATGAAACAACTAATTCCGAAAATACGGTTAATTGCCATATTACTAGAAAATTATAGTCGCCTTACGGCCCGCTAGGAACATCATTTgcgatatgaaaatattcccGCCCGATTTTGAGAGAACTGGACGTGGTTTTAATCCCGATGGAGAAACGATATTCGGGAAAACTCCAAACTTCGTTACCGAACAATGCGGTATCTCTATATCCTCCGTCAACGAAGCTATTTTAATATCTTTGCATCGATGGAGTCAAAAACCATGTTTATAAGATTCTATGGGACTTAATTCCGACGTGACTGTAGTTTGATCGAAAGTCCATTCTCTCACAACCGTATCCCTGTTGTATTCAACTCGTTCCGGGTGATCGAagtattttcaacaattgttATCCGTGCCAGACACGAGGATCGATGTCATAACGGCATAAGGTTGATGGGAAAAAGATTTGCCATGGTGATGAACATCACATTTCACACAAGACAAGCAAGGTCGATGACGTTTTTGGTGCGGAGTATATAGGTTTAGAAATATTGcaatgatattattttttatttatagccAAATTCCGATACATCCAGAACGATGGCCCTGACATCGTTGCAACTTGTGTCACTGATGAAGAATTCCTTAAGATTCCGACGTCACTTCTGATACACATTCCTCTGCTGTTTCGTACGCCGCCTTCATATCAGTCGCGTAGGTTGCCACTCCGGCCGTATCGCTGCACTGTGAGAATTCATCCGCAAAGTCGGTTGTTTCTGTCAGGAAAGTAGCCGCGTCAGAAAGGATGGTTGACCAATTGCTCATGTCAGAGACCATCTCCGTGTCGATCTAAAAAGCACGATGAAAATGTTATTTTGGATTGATATGTTTCACGTATTTAGTAGGTTTTGTTGAGAGTATATTGGATATCTTGGATGGAGATTGTCGGAGACTTGCTACTATTACAGACTAGCAAAAAAATTGCGGTAACCTGGCTTTGCAAGGTTCGAAACGCCGCGTACACGTTGCAAAATGTTTCAGACTTCTACAATTCAACGTCATCTTTTCTACGTATGCTTGCAATATCGCTTCAACGATGGATCGATGCGTACATCCGTGTAGTGAATAGACATTGCTTTAGGAGTCATTATTCTCTGAGGCTTGAATGCAACTACGATCGATTGAAAGATATGCCGAATGATTGAACCGTTACAAATCGTCAATCATATACGTGAGCACAAGATTATATCGATAGCAGCACACCATCGACCTAGTATTCGGTACACAAGGATCCAGGGAAATGTATTACCGATCGAAATAGTTCGACAGAAAGTAGTACGAAACACGTTTCAGAAATATAATCGATATTTGATTGGCAGAAATTGCGATGGCAAAGAAAGCTCGACAATGAAACGAAATCAATCGGGATCGCGTAGAATTTTCTCTGATATACTTGCGGAGGGTTGGGGTAAAAATACGTATGAATTTTACGGAAAAACTACAAGAGTTTACTAACCGTTGCGACACAAGACCAGAACGTAAAGATATTGTCAGCGTCGCAGTCAGAAACTTCTTCCAAGAGGTTCTTGACACTGGACGTCACATTGTTGAGCTTGGCCTTGAAGGTGTTCGCATCAGTTTGAGCCAGAGCCTCCACCTTGTTGATGCATGTGGTTGCATTGGCCAAAATTGATTCACCTTTGCTCGACGCACTCGAAAACGCCGTTTCGCACGAGCTTACATCTCCAGATACATTCGCAACCAAGGAATCGTAAGCCGCTTGATACTGTTTCGTGTGCGAAGTGTTGTGCATGTAAcagaagtaatttttttttttaaattgagaagaaaaattaatcggTCCATCTTAACGCAAATAACGTGAatatgcatgtacgtatatataaacCCCTGAAAATTGATCTTAActctggaaaatttttttttatgcaaagcGATGACTTTGGACGCGTCGCGTCTTCGGGTTTATTCGGATTTTTGAGTTTGTTTGAAATTGTTAGGTAATTGTTTTCCAGCTTACCTCTGCTTCCACCTCATTTATTGTGCTGTTTGCCGAGCTGATTGCTGATTTGCTACTTTCCTCTATATTTGTTATTATGGTTTCCAGCTCAGTCTGATACTCCTCAATTTGGGTCAGTACCTCATTCAACTCCTCCTTCATTACCGTAGATAGACTCGACCCGTGGATACCCTGAAAATCATGTCCGTCAAGAacacgtgaaatttttgtgaagTTGAAATAAGCTGAGTAAAGACTAACTGTAAACCCTCGGATTTACGCGAGTTATGCTGGAAATCTAAGATACTTTTTTTCTGCTTCGATCAACGCGCTGGATCggtaatttattattgttagcgTAAAATATCACTGGCATCAATATTAAAACGAAACAATAAACCACACCGAGCTCGCTGAACGGATTTGCTAATATTCGTTACACTGTCGGTGTACAATAATCGCAGAGAAGTTTATTGCTTACAAAAAATAACCAATCCGtacgaaacaaatttttcaacaatattttcacattacGTATTGTGTCTAGATATTGAAGCGATTAGAAAAGAATCTTTAGCATTTTTCACAGAAAATCGAAGACCTGAAAAgcggatgaattttcaagCGAGTTGTTATTATTGTGTGACAATTTTGCAAAGCTTCGCAACTTTTTCTTAAAAAACTTGAGA belongs to Neodiprion lecontei isolate iyNeoLeco1 chromosome 5, iyNeoLeco1.1, whole genome shotgun sequence and includes:
- the LOC107226443 gene encoding uncharacterized protein LOC107226443 yields the protein MMKFATALCLLVTVTGIHGSSLSTVMKEELNEVLTQIEEYQTELETIITNIEESSKSAISSANSTINEVEAEYQAAYDSLVANVSGDVSSCETAFSSASSKGESILANATTCINKVEALAQTDANTFKAKLNNVTSSVKNLLEEVSDCDADNIFTFWSCVATIDTEMVSDMSNWSTILSDAATFLTETTDFADEFSQCSDTAGVATYATDMKAAYETAEECVSEVTSES